Below is a window of Edaphobacter dinghuensis DNA.
GTCTCATAGGGTTCTGTTATCGAACATTTAGCCACATTGCCGGTGCTGCTGTTTACCCTACTCGTCTTTGCCGGTTCCATCGGCGCCGGGCTGCTGGGAGCGCTCACTGGCCTCGGCGGTGGCGTTGTGCTGGTGCCTCTGCTCACCGTCGTCTTCCACGTAGATATTCGTTACGCCATCGGAGCATCGCTCATTTCCGTCATCGCTACTTCGTCGGGAGCTGCTGCCGCCTACGTGCGCGAGGGCTTCTCCAGCGTCCGCATCGGCATGTTCCTCGAAATCGCGACCACCATCGGCGCTGTCTTCGGCGCATTCCTGGCCACGCGCATGCCGACCCGCGCGCTGGCAATCATCTTCGGCGTGGTGCTGCTCTATTCGGCGTGGCTGTCGTGGCGGCAGAGCCGTTGCCATACCGAAGAGAGCGGCCACAGCAGTCCGTGGTCTGATCGTCTGCGGCTCTCGGGCTCCTATCCCGACGGCACAGGCCGCCAGAAGAGTTACAAGGTCGATCGTATCTCCGCAGGCTTTGCGACTATGTTCGGAGCAGGCACACTCTCTGGCCTGCTGGGCATCGGCTCGGGCGCGGTCAAGGTGCTGGCGATGGACCAGGTGATGCGCATCCCCTTCAAGGTCTCGACTACGACCAGCAACTTTATGATCGGCGTAACCGCCGCGGCCAGCGCAGGAATCTATCTGCATCGCGGTTACGTCGATCCAGGGCTGGCCTTTCCGGTCATGCTCGGCGTCCTGGCCGGATCGTTGCTCGGCGCAAGGCTTCTGGTCCGCGCGCGGGTCTCGGTACTACGCAGCATCTTTACGGTAGTGATTCTGGCGCTGGGGGTCGAGATGATCCTGAACGGCGCGATGGGGAGAATGTAATGGAACCTCGAGGATCCAGATTCGACGACCAGCGGATGGAGATCATAATGGGCCGGCTGTTGCAGGCCGGTGTGCTGCTGGCCTCGACCGTGGTCCTTGCAGGAGGAGTCCTCTACGTCCGCAGACACTTTGGCAGCAGCGTCGACTACCGCACCTTCGCCGGAGAGCCCGCCAATCTGCGCAGCATCAGCGGACTCTTCCGCCTGTTGAGAGCCGGTGATCCGGCGGCCGTGATCCAACTGGGAGCGATCCTTCTGATTGCCACTCCCGTCGCCCGCGTAGTCTTCGCCGTCGTCGGCTTTGCGCTCGAGCGCGATCGCTTCTATGTTGCAGTAAGCCTGATCGTTCTCGCTGTCCTGGCAGCCAGCCTGTTCTTTTCTTCCTGAAGCCGCTTCAATCACACGTCATTCTTGGCAGAAGAGAACCACCTGAACTACGTCATCTCGACCGGAGCGCAGCGGAGTGGAGAGACCCCTGTATTTCGCATTTACTGTTGCTTGTTTTTAAAGCAGCTTCCAAACAGCCCGCTCTACCCATTCGCAGCAGGAGCCGCCAACGCAGCCTCGATGCTGGCATTGACCTCAGCCTGAGCAAACTCAGCGGTCACGCGAATCCCGTTCATCACAGCCCTCTCATTCGAAGAGCCGTGCCCCACGATGCAAACCCCACGAACCCCAAGCAGTGGTGCACCGCCATACTCCGAGTAGTCGAGGCGCTTCTTGAAATTCGCAAACGCCTTGCGCGAAAGCAGAGCGCCGACCTGCGAGGTGACGGTCGACTTCAGTGACTCGCGCAGCGATGCCGTGACCAGCTTGGCGATGCCCTCGCTGGTCTTCAGCGCAACATTGCCGACGAAGCCGTCGCACACAGCCACATCATTGTTGCCGTTATAAAGATCGCGGCCTTCGACGTTGCCCGTAAAGTTGATGCCGGGCAGCGCGCGCAGCAGAGGAAGCGTGTCCCGCGTCAGTGAGTTGCCCTTGGAATCTTCTTCGCCGATCGAGAGCAATCCCACGCGCGGCGCACGAATTTTGAGGACGTTCTGCGCGTACATGTGGCCCATCACCGCAAACTGAACGAGATTGTCCGGGTCGCAGTCCACATTGGCGCCGACGTCGAGCAGAAGGGAGGGCGTTCCCTGCGTCGTCGGCAGTACCGCGACCAGCGCCGGTCGCTCGACTCCGGCCAGCATGCCCAAAACCATCTTGGCCGTCGCCATCGCCGCGCCGGTATTGCCCGCGGTAAAAAATCCGGCAGCGCGTCCCTCGCGCACCATCTTCAGGCCCACGCGCATCGATGAGTCGCGCTTCGAGCGAACCGCCTGCGCCGCCTTGTCGTCCATCGTGATCCACTCCGACGCAGGCACGATAAACACCGGCAGATGCTGGCCGCGCAGGTGCTGGCGAAGGATGGGGCGGATGATGTGTTCCGGGCCGGCGAGGTGGACTCTGACGTCGTACTGGCGTGCAGCGAGGATGGCCCCGCGAATCTCGGATTCGGGGGCCTTGTCAGAACCCATTGCGTCTACAACGATATCGATCGGCATCAGCAGGGGACTTGGAGCTTGTAAATGTAGGTAATGCTAGCTGGCTTCCTTGACCGCGAGAACCTCGCGACCCTTGTAGCTACCGCACTTGCGGCAGACACGGTGGGGCAGCTTACGCTCGTGGCAGTTCGGGCATTCGGAGACGCCGGTCGGGGTGAGGAAGTCGTGGCTGCGGCGCTTGGCAGTCCGTTGCTTGGAGTGGCGCCGTTTTGGATTAGGCATTGCAGTGTCCCTTTCAGTGGGCCGCGGCAGTCAGGCGAATCACGCGCTGACGACGAAGCAAAACTTTTTTCAGTGCTTGAGCTCGAGCTTGGACGCCAGATCCGCAAGAGCATTCCACCGCGGATCGGCCGGAGCCTCCCCGCAGGAACAGGTTGCAAGATTCAGGTTCTGGCCACAGCGCGGGCAAAGCCCTTTGCAATCTTCTTTGCAGAGGGTACGGCCGGGCAGGGAGAGTAACACCTGCTCACGCACCACATCTTCAAGCGAAAGACCGCTCTTCTGATAATAACCGATTTCCGTCTCTTCCGGGGTAATTGCGTGCTCCCCGCCACCTGCATCGGCGTCTTCGGGGCGAAACAGCAGATCGAACTCCCCATTCAGGGCCAAAGCGACTGGTTCGACGCAGCGGGCGCAGAGAATCTCGAAGTCGCCATGATACCCGGCGCGCAGGCGGATATCGTTGACCTGCGAGCCCTCGTCCCGGCGCTCGACCAGCAGATCGGCGGTTCCCTTGACCGGCAGAGGGCCGGTCTGGCGAAGGTCCGGGGTGTACTCGATGGTGCCGGGCTGGACGGTTTCGTCTATCTCAAGAGGTTCATCGACGAGTTGGAGCGGGGTTATAAGCACGTCTTTAAGGGTAGCAGGTTGGGGGTTGAGGTCAAACCGGGGCCTAAGCCCCGGCAACGACGGGTTGTTTGTCGTAGACGGAGGTCGTATCGAACTCTCCCTGATCGACTGAGATGTGCATCATCCGGGTCAGGGTTTTTCCGTCAGCAGACAGCGTAAAGGTCGACTTCAGGGTCCCCGCGCCGCCCTGATAGGTGATCTTCTGCGTCAGGATAAGCGAAGTTCCGTCCCACTCCGCCTTAGTGCTCAGAAACTGGAGTGTCGCGGTGTCAGCGAAGGTGCCCTTGGGTGTCGGGGTTTCGTTGCCGTCGATGGTGAAGGGCAGCGTATAAACCTCTTTGCCGCGCTCATTATCGGAAGTCGTGGCGACGCTGAAGGTCGAGCCGTTGTGGCTGAAGACGAGGATCTCGTCCTGCGGCGGGGGAACCTGGTCATAGTCGCTCTTGGAGAGGTTCAGCGTCCACGTCCCGCTCAGATCAGGCTTGACGGCCGGAGCGGGCGCAGTCGCCGGAGCCTGCGCGGTTGGTGCGGGCGTCGGTGCCGCTGTTGGGGTCTGCGCGGAGACGAGTGGGCCGCAGAGAACAAGCACAGCGGCGAGCGAAGCAATTCTTGTCATGGTCATTCCTTTGGTTGTGACGTTGAACTTCAAAATTCACAATGACGGGCAGAGGCTAAGCCGGGGTGCGTGGCGGCACTTCTGTCCTGGAAAAAACTTTGAGCAGCCCTTCGAGAAAAGCGAAGAAGACGTCGACAGCATAGCCGACCAGGAACGCCAGCGCCAGCGGCGGAACAGAGGCCTCGGGGGTGATCGTGAAATTGTTGAACAGGCCCACAACGGCCCCTCCGATGGCGGCGATCAGAAAGCGCGCCGAGTTGGCCGGCGACGGGATAAACGTGTGGTTGCTCATCTGGCTCTCGAAGTTGCGCAGCAGATAAGCGCACGTTCCAAGCAGCGCATAGAGTACCGGCAGAATGCAGGTATTGAGCGCTCCATAAAAGATGGAGACATTATTCAGCAGGCTCTGCGCAAAGTAGCGGACGGACTGGTAGGTGGCCGTGGCCGTGTCGCGAGCCACATAGTAGTTAGGAAGCCGAGGGTCTAGCTCATAGACGGCCCGCTGCGAAGGATTGCTGCGCTCGGTCTGCGCAGGCGGCGAGACCCGGGGCAGCACCAGCCAGTTCAACTCGCGCGCCCGCGCATCGATCAGACGAATCGTCGATGCATAGTCCTGCAGCTCGGAGATGATCTCCGAGTCGCTGATGCCCGGCGGAAGCGTCACTGCCACTGTTCCAGCCTGGCCGCCGGTTTCGGTCCCCACCGGAGCGACGCCGAGTTGCGCGCGCAGCTTCACGGCAAGGTCGTTGGCCGAAGCAATATCGGTACGCAGCGAGTTCGATAGCGCCGAAGTCGTAAAGCTGGCGATCGACGCCGGAACGATAACGCAGGCCAGAATGATCGCCCAGCGAAGGTAATAGCGGACCGTCGCACCCGTGTCCTGCGTCCACGCCTTCAGGCTGTCGGCGGTCACCGGCTTCAGCAACGCGGCCAGCTTGGTCAGCGCTTCCAGCAGGCCGTCGATGATCGGCTCGGTCCAGTTATCAGGAGGCGTGCTGCGAGCCAGCAACACGGCGGCACGAGTCGCCGCATCGACCTCGACGCCGGTCTCGGCGGCGTACTTCAGCAGGCGCTCCGAGTCGCAAAGGGCGTCTTTAAAAGAAGCCGGAGAAGCTGTGGTGGACTGTGTGCTTTCATTCCATCGAAACATAGGGAGGTTCTCCGCACTGAGCGCTGACCTTAAGCGCCGATCGATAGGGGCCGGATGGCAAATCATACGCCGGAGCCTCACTTGCGGGAAGAAGATTCTGTTGGCCGTCCGCCGGTTAGCCATAGCTGACGAAGCTCTCTTGAACCAAGGGATGAGCTATAGATGTATTTCTCATGAGCCGATCCCACGAGCCACCCAAACTGCACGTCATCTCGACCGGAGCGCAGCGCAGCGGAGAGACCCCTGTATTTCGTCATTATTTCTATCGAGAAGCGTTCAGAGTGTATGGAAGAGGTGAATTGCGGCAATCCCCGCAGCTCCAACCCCCAGGCAGGAGTCGGCATTCTCTCCTGTAACGCCGCCAAGCGCGTAGACCGAAGTAGGCGCGGCGGCAAGGCAAGCCGAGCGCAGCGCCTCAAGGCCCTGTCCGGGGGTTACGACCTTCCCCGCGATGGACTTCTGAAAGACCGGAGCAAAGAGGATCAGATCTGCTTCGTTTCGGGCCACTTCGATCTCAGCCAGCGTATGGCAGGATACGGAAATGACGGGCCGCGGTAGACCGGCCGCGGCATACACCTTCCGAACCTGTGCAGGAGTAAGCTCCCCGGCAGCAGCAGTGAGATGCACCCCATGGGCGGCAGTGGCCACAGCGATGTCCAGCCGCGAGTTGATCAGCAGCCTGCTTCGGCTGCCTTGCAGCGCTTCAAGCATCTGCCGCGCCAGCGTCGCAATCGCCCCGGCGGGCAGGTCTTTTTCGCGAAGTTGGATATAGTCGATACCTTCGGCAGCCCAAAGGGCGGTCTGCTGCGGCAGAGAGGAGCTTGCCGGCAACAGCAAGCGGTCGGTGATGGCGTAGCGGCGCACGGTGTAAGTGTATGGGATTTATGAGTTTTGCATGATCCGGTGCCGCCGCGCAGGCGTAGGATGATGATGTTGCTGTGATAGGTTAGGAATTGGCGCGTTTTTCAAAAAAAATCGGTCATGGACAGTGCGATTATTGGCCGCTAACCGGACGATTCATTACACCGCAGCGTGGATTTTAATCATCGCTGAGTAAGCTGGGGTAAGAAAATTGTCGATGAGTCATTGCATATGAGTAGTGTTTACGATCTGATCGTGATTGGTTCCGGCCCTGCCGGGCAGAGGGCGGCCATCTATGCGTCCAAGCTGGGCAAAAAGGTTGCGCTCGTAGAGATGCGCGAGGTGGTGGGCGGGGCCTGCATCAATACAGGGACGATTCCCTCGAAGACGATGCGCGAGGCCGTACTGCACCTCTCCGGCTACAACTACAAGTCCATCTATGGCATGAACTACCGGGTCAAGGAACGCATCACCATGGCGGACCTCGCCTTCCGCGTCCAGCACGTCATCAAGACCGAAGTCGACGTGACCGAGGCGCAGCTCTCCCGCAACAACATCGAGATGCTGGTCGGCGTCGCCAGCTTTGAAGACGCGACCCACGTCAAGGTCACCAACTCGCGCGGCTCGACCGTCTACGAGGCCAAAAACGTTCTGATTGCGACCGGTACTAAGCCGGCTGCGTCGCCCAAGGTGCCCATCAACGGACACAGCATCATCAACAGTGATCTCGTCCTCGAGATGGTCAACCTGCCCAAGACATTGATCGTGGTCGGCGGCGGTGTCATCGGGGTGGAGTACACCTGTATGTTCTCGGCCCTCGGCGTGCGCGTCACTCTCATCGAGCGCCGTCCGCGCCTGCTCGAGTTTGCCGATCAGGAGATCGTCGAGGCGCTGAGCTACCATCTGCGTGACTCCCGCGTGACGATGCGCCTCAACGAAGAGGTGGAGTCGGTCGAAGAGATGCCCGACGGCACGGTCGTCGCCAACCTCGAAAGTAAGAAGAAGGTTCAGGGCGATGCGCTGCTCTACGCCGTCGGTCGGCAGGGCAATGTGGACGAGCTGAATCTGGCAGCCGTTGGCATCGAGGCCGATTCACGCGGCAGAATCCCGGTGGACAAGGACTTCAGGACCAAGGTGCCGACGATCTTTGCCGGTGGCGATGTCATCGGCTTTCCGTCGCTGGCCTCGGTCTCGATGGAGCAGGGACGTATCGCCGCAGCGCGTGCCTTCGGCGACGAAGAGGTGCTGTCGAACCCCGGGCTCTATCCCTACGGCATCTACACCATTCCCGAGATCAGCTTTATCGGTAAGACCGAGGAGCAGTTGACGGAAGAGGACGTTCCCTACGAGGTCGGTGTGGCCTACTACCGCGAGATCGCCCGCGGTCAGATTCGCGGCGATACGACCGGACGGTTGAAGCTGATCTTCCACCGCATCGACCATTCCATCCTTGGCGTACACATCATCGGCGAAGGTGCCAGCGAACTGCTGCACATCGGCCAGGCGGTGATGGCACTGGGCGGAAAGCTTGAGTATTTCGTGGATACGGTCTTCAACTATCCAACTTTGGCTGAATGTTATAAAGTTGCAGCTTTCAACGGGTTGAATCGCGTTAGCAAGTTTGAGTAGACGCGGCGCCGAAGATGAGGCGGACGAGGCATGACAAAGTTTGTTGGCGTAAAGGTATCGAACCAGATGTCGACCGGGTTGGTGGTCGACCACAAACTGGTGGGGGAGCTGCACCGCTTTCCTGAGCACGAGGACGACAGCTACGCGTTGGTCGAGATGCCGACCGAAGGTCTGGTCAAAACCATCTGCGAGCAGGTGGTGCTTGCTGTCAACGGCACCAAGGGCGTTACGGCCGTAGGCGTCGCTCTGCCGGGGCTGATCAAGAACGGCGTCGTCGAAGAGTCTCCGAATCTGCCCCAGTTGAAGGGCGCACGCATCGAAGAGCTGCTGCGCACCCAGTTGCGCAATCACGACCTCGACGTTTCGGTAACTGCCGTCAACGACGCCGACGCCATGGCCGCCGGGCTGGCCTCGGCGCACGGCAAGCTCGACAGCACTATCCGCGTGTGGTCGCTCGGCGTGGGCATCGGATACGGACGCTATCCCTTTTTGCCGGGAGTCTGGGAGGGCGGCCATACGGTCGTGACCCTCGACGAAAAGGAGCACTTCTGCGGCTGCGGCGGCCGAGGCCATCTTGAAGGAATTATGGGACATCGCGCGATGCGGCTCCGCTTCCTCGACATGGAGCCGGAAGAGGTCTTCGAAGCTGCGAAGAACGGCGATCCGCGTTGCCTGGAGTTCAAACGTATGTGGCACAAGGCTTTGGCTGCGGCGACCGCTACATCGATCCACATGTCCGGACCGGGACGCGTCTTTTTGACTGGGTTCAACGTGCGTTTTCTCGACTTGGCGATGCTGCGGGACTACATGCAGCAGATGGTCAAGATGAGCCCTCTGCAGAGCTATTCGTTCGAGATTGTCGAAGACAAGCCGGTCACGCGAGTGATCGGTGCGGCGATCTCGGCAGAGCAGGCTCTCGAGCGCTAAATTCTCAATGTAACCGGTAAAAGTAGTTTTCTCTGGTTACACTCGTAGCAGTGTAACCGGTAATTCGCGCTTTTACCGGTTACTTCTGACAGTGAGGGCAAAAATGGGTGCTTCGCCCTCCGACAACAATGCGCTCAATCGCAGTCTTGCAGACGCGGCAAGGCTCGCCCGTTCGGCTATAGACGTTGTGATGAAGCTGAAAAAATCCTGCAATTCCCTCTGCATCGACATAATCGGAGACTGACGATCCACCCAATTTAATCGCATGCTTCAGAACGTCAATTAAAGCAGTCCGCAAGCGACCCAGATCTGCATGGGTGAGCCGTCCGGCCTGTCGGCGCGGGCGAATTCCGGCGCGAAAGAGGCTCTCATCGGCGTAGATGTTGCCGACTCCGTGCAGCAGCGATTGGTTCAGCAGCGCAGCTTTGATAGGCGTCTTGCGATTGCGGAAGAGGGCGATGAAATCTTTGAGCGAGATAGTCAGCGGCTCCTTGCCCGGCCCTTCGTAAGTACTTTCAGCAATAGACAGCCGCCCAAAACGGCGGGGATCGACAAAACGGATCTCGCGTCCGCCGCTGAGCGTGAGGATGCCGTGGGTGTGTGCGGGCACAGGAACTTTAGGATCGGAGACGAGCAGGCGTCCGCTCATGCCCAGGTGGATGAGAAACTGTGCGGGCTTCTTATTACGAATGACGTCCATGACGATGGTCTTGCCTACGCGATGGACCCGCTCGATGCGGCTGTTAGTGAGTGTCTCGATGATCTGGTCAGGCGGCGTCTTGAAGGTCTGCGGCTTGTTGCTGGTCCAGACAGCGCGGATGGTCTGGCCGTGGGTGCGTTCGTGGACGCCGTTGGCGACGGTCTCTACTTCAGGAAGCTCGGGCATGACTTTTTCGAGTATAGGGGAGGCGGTGAATAGAGTTTTAGTGGCCTGTGGGCTCGAAGATGGGCAGCAGGCTGGAGTAGTCGTCGGTCCAGGCCCTTAGGTTGGGGACGGCGGTGATGGGTGCGGCGATGAGGGCGACTCCGGGCTGAGTGAAGAAGGTTGGACTGGCGGTGACCAGCACCCAGGTCGAGCGGAACTCTCCGCGTGCGTCTGCGGATGCCGTGTCGAAGATCATCGACTGCATGTGGATGGAGTTGGCCAGTTGCGCTACCTCGGGGGCGAGGTTGAGGTATTGGTTGGAGACGTGGAAGGCGAGGATGCCGCCGGGGGCGAGGTGCTTCTGGTAGAGCCGGAGGGCTTCGGTGGTGAGCAGGTGCAGAGGGATGGCGTCGCCGGAGAAGGCGTCGAGCACGAGTACGTCGAAGTGTTGCGGAGCTTCTTGTGCGAGCGAGGTGCGGGCGTCTCCTTCGGTGACGGTGATGGCGGCGGGTGAGTCGCGAAGGTAGGTGAAGAGGTGGCGTGCGATGGGTTCAACGTGGGGGTTGATCTCGTAGAAGCGGATGCGGTCGCCTGCATTGCCATAGGCCGCGATGGTGCCTGCTCCCAGGCCGACGACGCCGATATTGCGCGGGCGGTTGGCGCAGCAGTTGGCGAGGGCGAGGCCGATGCCGGAGTCTTTGGCGTAGTAGGTGGTGGGGGTTCGAGTGAGGCCGGGGCTGAAGATCTGGTTGCCGTGCTGGATGGTGCCGTTGAGCAGCGACCGCAGCGGCTGGCCCTCGTGGGTGACCGACTCCTTGACGCGGAGGCTGCCGTAGAAGTTGCGGGTTTCGAGCAGGGCCTGTTGCTTGTAGGCGGCGTGCAGGGCGAAGTTGAGGAAGACGACGAGGACGCTGCCGGTGGCCCAGAGCAGGCGCTGGCCCCAGCCGTCAGGCCAGGTGACGACGAGGGCGAGTACGGCAGTGACGAGGAAGGTGATGGAGAGGTCGTAGTTGGCGGCGAAGATCAATGGGCTGGCAATGCCGATGAAGAAGGTTCCGGTGACTCCGCCGGCGGCGACGAGGAGATAAAAGAGCGTGGTTTCGGATGGGCGGCGGGGGCGAAGGGCGTAGGTTTCGGCGTGACAGAAGAGGCAAGCGATGAAGCACTCGAAGAGAAAGAAGAGGATGGCGAGGCCGATGGGGATGCTGGTGTCCATCTTGGAGATGGCGTAGCCGAGGCTGGCCAGCATGACGACCATGAGCCGGACGACGATGCTGCGGCGATAGAGGCGGGGAAACTCGAAGGCGAGGATGAAGGTGATGAGGTAGACGGCGAGCGGAAGAATCCAGAGCAGGGGGATGGCGGCGATGTTGCTGGTGATGTGGCTGGTGACGGCGCTCAACTGCATGGCAGCGGCCATGGGGAGGAGGAACCAGAGCCATTTTGCGGCGGATGACGCTGGGAGAGCGGTGGGGGCGGCGGATTCTTGTGGCGTGGCCTGTGTTATTGCGGGCACTTGTCTTGAGAGGATGGCGCATAGGACTGCGTAGACGATGAACCCGATGGCCCAGAGAAGGCGTTGCAGCTTGAGGGTGAGGTGGGGTTCGACCAGCGTGGGGTAGGCAATGAGGGCGAGCAGCGAGCCGACGTTTGAGAGGGCGAAGAGGCGGTAGGGGACTTGGCCTCCCTGTTTGCGGAAGAGCCATATCTGTAAGAGAGGGCTGGTGGAGCCGAGCAGAAGGAAGGGAAGGCCGATGGTCAGCGTCAGCGCGAAGAAGATGGTGGTGACTGGATGCTCCGAGCCTTGGCTGAGGTCGGGGTGGAGGAGCCGCTGCGAGGCCAGCAGGGCGATGGCGAGTCCGAGCACGGCGAAGTAGAGCAGCCGTTGGCTGCGGTTAAAAGGATGGCGGGTGAGCCAGTGCGCGTAGACGTATCCGAGCAGAAGGGTGAGCTGGAAGAAGACCAGGCAGGTGAGCCAGACCGCCGAGGAGCCTCCCAGCGCGGGGAGGAGCTGCTTTGCCGACATGGGCTCGACCAGGAAGAGGAGGAAGGCCGAGAGGAAGATGGCGAAGCCGTAGAGCGAGCGCGTTGAGGGCATAGGGGTAGGCGATCCGGAAATGGACGATCTGGAAACAGGGGATCCGCGAGACGAGCCAGTCTATGCTATTCGGCTCGCTTCTAGACAGAGGGAGTTTTGTGAACCTGATCTGTGAACCGGTTTTTGAGTTTTAGAAAGGGCTGTTCGAGGAGTTTGTAGCTGGCGGCCGAGATTGCGATAGAGCAGAGGAAGGCGCTGATGGTGGTGACGGCAAAGGCGTGGGCAGGAAAGAAGCGGTTGCCGAACCAGC
It encodes the following:
- the plsX gene encoding phosphate acyltransferase PlsX — its product is MPIDIVVDAMGSDKAPESEIRGAILAARQYDVRVHLAGPEHIIRPILRQHLRGQHLPVFIVPASEWITMDDKAAQAVRSKRDSSMRVGLKMVREGRAAGFFTAGNTGAAMATAKMVLGMLAGVERPALVAVLPTTQGTPSLLLDVGANVDCDPDNLVQFAVMGHMYAQNVLKIRAPRVGLLSIGEEDSKGNSLTRDTLPLLRALPGINFTGNVEGRDLYNGNNDVAVCDGFVGNVALKTSEGIAKLVTASLRESLKSTVTSQVGALLSRKAFANFKKRLDYSEYGGAPLLGVRGVCIVGHGSSNERAVMNGIRVTAEFAQAEVNASIEAALAAPAANG
- a CDS encoding sulfite exporter TauE/SafE family protein; amino-acid sequence: MLLFTLLVFAGSIGAGLLGALTGLGGGVVLVPLLTVVFHVDIRYAIGASLISVIATSSGAAAAYVREGFSSVRIGMFLEIATTIGAVFGAFLATRMPTRALAIIFGVVLLYSAWLSWRQSRCHTEESGHSSPWSDRLRLSGSYPDGTGRQKSYKVDRISAGFATMFGAGTLSGLLGIGSGAVKVLAMDQVMRIPFKVSTTTSNFMIGVTAAASAGIYLHRGYVDPGLAFPVMLGVLAGSLLGARLLVRARVSVLRSIFTVVILALGVEMILNGAMGRM
- a CDS encoding DUF1634 domain-containing protein, whose protein sequence is MEPRGSRFDDQRMEIIMGRLLQAGVLLASTVVLAGGVLYVRRHFGSSVDYRTFAGEPANLRSISGLFRLLRAGDPAAVIQLGAILLIATPVARVVFAVVGFALERDRFYVAVSLIVLAVLAASLFFSS
- a CDS encoding fused MFS/spermidine synthase encodes the protein MPSTRSLYGFAIFLSAFLLFLVEPMSAKQLLPALGGSSAVWLTCLVFFQLTLLLGYVYAHWLTRHPFNRSQRLLYFAVLGLAIALLASQRLLHPDLSQGSEHPVTTIFFALTLTIGLPFLLLGSTSPLLQIWLFRKQGGQVPYRLFALSNVGSLLALIAYPTLVEPHLTLKLQRLLWAIGFIVYAVLCAILSRQVPAITQATPQESAAPTALPASSAAKWLWFLLPMAAAMQLSAVTSHITSNIAAIPLLWILPLAVYLITFILAFEFPRLYRRSIVVRLMVVMLASLGYAISKMDTSIPIGLAILFFLFECFIACLFCHAETYALRPRRPSETTLFYLLVAAGGVTGTFFIGIASPLIFAANYDLSITFLVTAVLALVVTWPDGWGQRLLWATGSVLVVFLNFALHAAYKQQALLETRNFYGSLRVKESVTHEGQPLRSLLNGTIQHGNQIFSPGLTRTPTTYYAKDSGIGLALANCCANRPRNIGVVGLGAGTIAAYGNAGDRIRFYEINPHVEPIARHLFTYLRDSPAAITVTEGDARTSLAQEAPQHFDVLVLDAFSGDAIPLHLLTTEALRLYQKHLAPGGILAFHVSNQYLNLAPEVAQLANSIHMQSMIFDTASADARGEFRSTWVLVTASPTFFTQPGVALIAAPITAVPNLRAWTDDYSSLLPIFEPTGH
- a CDS encoding YceD family protein, encoding MLITPLQLVDEPLEIDETVQPGTIEYTPDLRQTGPLPVKGTADLLVERRDEGSQVNDIRLRAGYHGDFEILCARCVEPVALALNGEFDLLFRPEDADAGGGEHAITPEETEIGYYQKSGLSLEDVVREQVLLSLPGRTLCKEDCKGLCPRCGQNLNLATCSCGEAPADPRWNALADLASKLELKH
- a CDS encoding thiamine phosphate synthase, with the protein product MRRYAITDRLLLPASSSLPQQTALWAAEGIDYIQLREKDLPAGAIATLARQMLEALQGSRSRLLINSRLDIAVATAAHGVHLTAAAGELTPAQVRKVYAAAGLPRPVISVSCHTLAEIEVARNEADLILFAPVFQKSIAGKVVTPGQGLEALRSACLAAAPTSVYALGGVTGENADSCLGVGAAGIAAIHLFHTL
- a CDS encoding ROK family protein, whose amino-acid sequence is MTKFVGVKVSNQMSTGLVVDHKLVGELHRFPEHEDDSYALVEMPTEGLVKTICEQVVLAVNGTKGVTAVGVALPGLIKNGVVEESPNLPQLKGARIEELLRTQLRNHDLDVSVTAVNDADAMAAGLASAHGKLDSTIRVWSLGVGIGYGRYPFLPGVWEGGHTVVTLDEKEHFCGCGGRGHLEGIMGHRAMRLRFLDMEPEEVFEAAKNGDPRCLEFKRMWHKALAAATATSIHMSGPGRVFLTGFNVRFLDLAMLRDYMQQMVKMSPLQSYSFEIVEDKPVTRVIGAAISAEQALER
- the sthA gene encoding Si-specific NAD(P)(+) transhydrogenase, yielding MSSVYDLIVIGSGPAGQRAAIYASKLGKKVALVEMREVVGGACINTGTIPSKTMREAVLHLSGYNYKSIYGMNYRVKERITMADLAFRVQHVIKTEVDVTEAQLSRNNIEMLVGVASFEDATHVKVTNSRGSTVYEAKNVLIATGTKPAASPKVPINGHSIINSDLVLEMVNLPKTLIVVGGGVIGVEYTCMFSALGVRVTLIERRPRLLEFADQEIVEALSYHLRDSRVTMRLNEEVESVEEMPDGTVVANLESKKKVQGDALLYAVGRQGNVDELNLAAVGIEADSRGRIPVDKDFRTKVPTIFAGGDVIGFPSLASVSMEQGRIAAARAFGDEEVLSNPGLYPYGIYTIPEISFIGKTEEQLTEEDVPYEVGVAYYREIARGQIRGDTTGRLKLIFHRIDHSILGVHIIGEGASELLHIGQAVMALGGKLEYFVDTVFNYPTLAECYKVAAFNGLNRVSKFE
- the rpmF gene encoding 50S ribosomal protein L32, whose amino-acid sequence is MPNPKRRHSKQRTAKRRSHDFLTPTGVSECPNCHERKLPHRVCRKCGSYKGREVLAVKEAS
- the mutM gene encoding bifunctional DNA-formamidopyrimidine glycosylase/DNA-(apurinic or apyrimidinic site) lyase, with the translated sequence MPELPEVETVANGVHERTHGQTIRAVWTSNKPQTFKTPPDQIIETLTNSRIERVHRVGKTIVMDVIRNKKPAQFLIHLGMSGRLLVSDPKVPVPAHTHGILTLSGGREIRFVDPRRFGRLSIAESTYEGPGKEPLTISLKDFIALFRNRKTPIKAALLNQSLLHGVGNIYADESLFRAGIRPRRQAGRLTHADLGRLRTALIDVLKHAIKLGGSSVSDYVDAEGIAGFFQLHHNVYSRTGEPCRVCKTAIERIVVGGRSTHFCPHCQK